A stretch of Coccidioides posadasii str. Silveira chromosome 2, complete sequence DNA encodes these proteins:
- a CDS encoding uncharacterized protein (EggNog:ENOG410PQB5~TransMembrane:1 (o459-476i)) — translation MPGSNNIYWHPAIARYFASTSDHWHHSRKSINFRRADMVLVEHGLLEPPDLSTIINDHDQLQPTPQQLEIATERSRDYWYHLTAMAISRHRTGIPPTLTSLRNILNRVPAISTRQGKTMILHLGSSPSETLCIQTSSVWHVTGTAKCGLVGKKREIPGLLHIGSRTPIPCGFSGESFRQWPSISGEGNRAPSYLGILALGWSYILSARLLELQVDNSEMAYTDSKPTRIRQGKSHDCSSPVTIDIGKVDEDVARWWCAILAPGQGWKAIISRQMDQEFVTPWSVSINDMHDIEIRWESKEPVSKGFAASSPPPSKKAFENLAQFSQRHNLDSQLPVALATALTFPAHNYHGTAVQLPLPLPLPANNHTQQGVDSVNSTALSWLTVDNELPYYMTLSCSPETVISALCGMFWEPTVTCNMVSPWLHPIFQEIPESPKFSSTPGFYYEILAVICSFRQPRIFTLWLGAVTSGLAPIILRRVERGRPPVDPNAFPWTGCPQSFMDLPGSGPYISNKSSDEVQRADVWRLLYLPPVVDDELYYNNPPFTPWAPFGSTTAGQCVLRVATHLQCPRHYLEYAHWNWILENGSIVEGQGFDKTSSHRSDESSTAINMLDTLFPQRSPTQEASREASLDIFRWVMINGEGTP, via the exons ATGCCTGGAAGTAACAATATATACTGGCATCCAGCTATTGCAAGATATTTCGCTTCGACCTCCGATCATTGGCACCACTCAAGAAAGTCAATTAATTTTCGTCGAGCAGACATGGTGCTGGTTGAGCATGGCCTATTAGAGCCGCCTGACCTCTCCACG ATCATAAACGATCATGACCAGCTTCAACCCACTCCGCAACAGCTGGAAATTGCAACGGAAAGATCCCGTGATTACTGGTATCATCTTACTGCAATGGCAATTAGCCGGCACCGCACAGGAATTCCACCTACCTTAACGAGCCTTCGAAATATCCTAAACCGCGTCCCCGCAATCAGCACAAGACAAGGAAAAACCATGATATTGCATCTTGGTTCATCCCCGAGCGAAACACTTTGCATTCAAACATCATCTGTCTGGCACGTTACTGGCACGGCAAAATGTGGCCTTgttggaaaaaaaagagagattCCCGGACTACTACATATAGGCAGCCGCACACCCATCCCATGTGGATTTAGCGGGGAGAGCTTTCGTCAATGGCCTAGTATTTCGGGCGAGGGAAACCGAGCACCAAGTTACCTGGGAATTCTAGCCCTAGGCTGGTCATATATTCTCTCTGCTCGGCTGTTGGAGTTACAAGTGGACAACTCCGAAATGGCATATACAGATTCGAAGCCCACAAGGATTCGACAGGGCAAGAGTCATGATTGTTCCTCGCCAGTCACCATCGATATCGGCAAGGTAGATGAAGACGTAGCGAGATGGTGGTGCGCTATCTTGGCACCCGGCCAAGGTTGGAAAGCCATCATCTCTCGACAGATGGATCAAGAGTTTGTGACGCCTTGGTCTGTCTCAATAAACGATATGCATGATATCGAAATCAGGTGGGAATCGAAGGAGCCAGTTTCCAAAGGCTTTGCTGCTTCCAGTCCTCCGCCATCCAAAAAAGCGTTCGAGAACCTTGCGCAGTTCTCCCAACGACATAATTTGGATAGCCAGCTGCCCGTTGCTCTTGCTACAGCATTGACTTTTCCGGCGCATAACTACCATGGCACGGCTGTTCAATTACCTCTTCCATTACCTCTTCCTGCTAATAATCATACCCAACAGGGAGTCGATTCCGTCAATTCAACTGCACTGAGCTGGCTAACTGTGGACAACGAACTTCCCTACTACATGACGCTAAGCTGCAGCCCGGAAACAGTTATATCAGCTCTTTGCGGAATGTTCTGGGAGCCCACCGTCACATGCAATATGGTGAGCCCGTGGCTACACCCCATCTTCCAAGAAATTCCGGAAAGCCCAAAATTTTCTTCCACTCCTGGATTCTACTACGAAATCCTCGCGGTCATATGCAGTTTCCGTCAACCGCGAATATTCACCCTCTGGCTCGGTGCTGTTACTAGTGGTTTGGCCCCGATTATTCTTCGTCGAGTCGAAAGGGGAAGACCTCCCGTTGACCCAAATGCGTTTCCTTGGACAGGATGCCCACAGAGTTTTATGGATCTCCCAGGATCAGGGCCATATATTTCGAATAAGTCATCTGATGAAGTCCAAAGAGCCGATGTGTGGCGTCTTCTGTATCTGCCCCCTGTTGTCGACGATGAATTATATTATAACAATCCGCCGTTCACCCCGTGGGCTCCGTTCGGGAGTACCACTGCCGGCCAATGTGTGTTGCGCGTTGCCACTCATTTACAGTGCCCAAGGCACTATCTTGAGTATGCACACTGGAATTGGATATTGGAGAATGGGTCAATCGTTGAAGGCCAAGGCTTTGACAAAACATCTAGCCACAGATCGGACGAAAGTAGCACGGCTATTAACATGTTGGATACATTGTTCCCACAAAGATCTCCCACCCAAGAGGCGTCTCGGGAAGCATCGCTTGATATATTTCGATGGGTTATGATTAACGGCGAAGGAACACCCTGA
- a CDS encoding uncharacterized protein (EggNog:ENOG410PTUP): MSLWKSYRNLSPRTRMILGLGLMGYAAFGLWAEPRMEKALGMVPTEAEKEELDKNIRVRIRSVEK; encoded by the exons ATGTCTCTCTGGAA ATCATACCGCAATCTCTCCCCGCGCACACGAATGATCTTAGGCCTGGGACTGATGGGGTACGCCGCGTTTGGGCTATGGGCCGAGCCTCGTATGGAAAAAGCGCTAGGAATGGTGCCTACGGAGGCGGAAAAGGAGGAGCTGGATAAGAACATTCGCGTTCGGATTCGAAGTGTGGAGAAATGA
- a CDS encoding uncharacterized protein (EggNog:ENOG410PNW0~COG:S~BUSCO:4143at33183): protein MHGAAADCHNLSFCVAGEVKNLIVSSAGSSPDSAQSQHTAFSFASLPSSNVSPLVSVESDSSDTFPSRPHPAIVPSTEMVDYRYSRMPPLQPPSGMPHTMHSPGTMLPSSGSMISRGDSYSMYGMSRNGLSVAQTGSSYGDTTRYHQYPTRSNDISMSNTTNGVYGTSGNLFIDSSPRLTLSNSDSPPWHETEVYYNVMANGQAVKPEIQARIHKGFFIAGGYWTCYRRNYFSVSVSFALRPWSVCTTYLIQRPGRSPEKVLEFGMKISAFVNGQEKETRELIQHTPKRDKQSESKPRRAIIQPQPPPSLLLNHGANNTHLNFGLPPSQSAGMQMDYGSSYGAAQQSSQIPTSHTWERIQFQKATANNGKRRAQQQFYNLVAELWADVSDPLGNGTERVMLARKLSHPVVVRGRSPGHYKDAKQPGSGRMATVEGETGSSTMGHLGIPAGLNPPAQQPSRSHISSLSYDPIQRNGSQYDYRRMPSTDQSPLTASSLVSSSSSSPGGYDYTLLNDPLNSMQSMTTGTSIDGYGQSAFASAPAATRRVESLNVRCPLPSFDDAPNKSHDQNDVSLGEPFDHMIPMLNNDHGGTSRYIGGQASNGYANQEVSRPSSGGRLPSYPARSENHAYGRYDPHSHTM, encoded by the exons ATGCATGGTGCTGCTGCTGACTGCCATAACCTTAGCTTCTGTGTTGCTGGGGAAGTCAAGAACTTGATAGTATCCTCCGCTGGATCATCACCAGATAGTGCACAATCTCAACATACAGCATTTTCCTTTGCGTCTCTACCTAGCAGCAACGTGAGCCCTTTGGTCTCAGTCGAAAGTGACTCGTCAGATACATTCCCATCAAGGCCGCACCCCGCTATCGTGCCCTCGACTGAAATGGTGGACTATCGGTACTCACGGATGCCACCGCT GCAGCCACCTTCGGGAATGCCACATACGATGCACTCGCCAGGCACTATGCTTCCTTCTTCAGGTAGTATGATCAGCCGAGGAGACAGCTATTCGATGTATGGGATGTCCAGAAATGGACTCTCGGTAGCGCAAACAGGCAGCTCATACGGTGACACCACGAGGTATCACCAATACCCTACAAGGTCAAACGACATATCGATGAGCAATACCACAAATGGGGTATACGGAACGTCAGGAAATCTGTTCATAGATTCTTCCCCTCGATTGACTTTGTCGAATTCAGATTCACCCCCGTGGCATGAGACAGAAGTTTATTACAATGTTATGGCCAACGGCCAAGCTGTGAAGCCCGAAATTCAGGCCAGAATCCATAAAGGGTTCTTTATTGCAGGAGGATATTGGACATGCTATCGCAGAAACTACTTTTCGGTGTCTGTGTCCTTTGCCCTGAGGCCTTGGTCAGTATGTACTACATACCTTATCCAACGCCCTGGCCGCTCACCAGAGAAAGTCCTGGAATTCGGCATGAAAATATCTGCATTTGTGAATGGACAGGAAAAGGAAACCCGGGAATTAATACAGCACACGCCCAAACGCGATAAACAGTCCGAAAGCAAGCCCAGGCGTGCCATTATTCAGCCGCAGCCCCCCCCATCCCTTCTCCTTAATCACGGAGCTAACAATACTCACTTAAACTTTGGATTGCCGCCGTCTCAATCTGCTGGCATGCAAATGGACTATGGTTCCTCATATGGAGCCGCGCAACAGTCGTCTCAAATTCCAACCTCCCATACTTGGGAGCGGATTCAATTTCAAAAAGCCACGGCGAATAACGGAAAACGACGTGCCCAGCAACAATTTTATAACCTTGTCGCCGAACTTTGGGCGGACGTTTCTGACCCGCTTGGCAATGGAACCGAACGGGTCATGCTTGCGAGAAAACTTTCTCACCCTGTTGTCGTCCGCGGAAGGTCTCCCGGTCATTATAAAGATGCAAAGCAGCCTGGCAGTGGCCGTATGGCAACTGTTGAAGGCGAGACCGGAAGCTCAACCATGGGCCACTTAGGAATACCGGCAGGATTAAACCCACCGGCACAGCAACCATCACGCTCCCATATTTCATCCCTTTCTTATGATCCCATCCAACGCAACGGCTCCCAGTACGATTATCGCCGCATGCCATCTACAGACCAGTCCCCATTGACTGCAAGCTCCCTTGTGTCCTCGTCCTCCTCATCCCCAGGAGGTTATGATTATACGCTGTTGAACGACCCCCTTAACTCGATGCAGTCCATGACAACCGGTACCTCGATCGATGGATACGGACAATCAGCGTTCGCGTCTGCGCCCGCGGCAACTCGCAGAGTCGAATCGTTAAATGTTCGTTGCCCTTTGCCATCATTCGATGACGCCCCGAACAAATCTCATGACCAAAATGACGTATCTCTGGGTGAACCGTTCGACCACATGATTCCAATGTTAAACAATGACCACGGTGGAACGAGCCGGTACATCGGAGGTCAGGCCTCTAACGGTTACGCGAACCAGGAAGTCAGTCGGCCGTCATCTGGCGGAAGACTTCCTTCTTACCCTGCTCGCTCAGAGAACCATGCTTATGGCCGCTATGATCCCCATTCCCATACCATGTGA
- the TIF35_1 gene encoding translation initiation factor eIF3 subunit g (BUSCO:358012at4751~EggNog:ENOG410PI34~COG:J~BUSCO:13130at33183), whose protein sequence is MSRLANSAGDWADDEEFDEAASLPPQQVISNKDGTKTVITYRFNDDGKKVKTTRRIRTTVVKEHVNPRVAERKAWAKFGLEKGHAPGPSLDTTSVGENILFRPSVNWKAQAKEVEKAGGEKGGLKDQLKDKKVKCRICSGEHFTARCPFKDTMAPVDEPTGPTGGDNEDEERPAGALGSGATAYVPPALRKGGSGGEKMAGRYERDELATLRVTNVSELAEEGELRDMFGRFGHVTRVFLAKDKETNMAKGFAFISFADRADAARACEKMDGFGYRHLILRVEFAKKTT, encoded by the exons ATGTCCCGGTTAGCAAA CAGCGCTGGCGATTGGGCGGACGACGAAGAGTTCGACGAAGCCGCCTCCCTCCCCCCACAGCAGGTTATTTCCAACAAAGATGGCACGAAGACTGTGATAACGTACAGATTCAATGATGATGGCAAGAAGGTCAAGACTACCCGGCGGATTCGCACAACCGTGGTCAAAGAGCACGTAAATCCTCGCGTCGCGGAGCGCAAAGCGTGGGCGAAGTTCGGCCTCGAGAAGGGCCATGCTCCTGGTCCGTCTCTCGACACCACATCGGTGGGAGAGAATATTTTATTCAGGCCCTCGGTGAACTGGAAAGCTCAGGCTAAGGAGGTGGAGAAGGCTGGTGGCGAGAAGGGCGGTTTGAAGGATCAGCTCAAGGATAAGAAGGTGAAATGTCGTATTTGTAGTGGAGAGCATTTCACGGCCAGATGTCCCTTCAAGGATACCATGGCGCCAGTTGATGAGCCTACTGGTCCGACTGGTGGCGAtaatgaagatgaagaacgGCCCGCGGGCGCTTTGGGCAGTGGTGCGACCGCTTATGTCCCTCCTGCGCTTAGAAAGGGTGGTTCTGGTGGAGAGAAGATGGCCGGTAGATATGAGAGGGATGAGCTGGCGACACTGCGTGTCACAAAT GTCAGCGAACTCGCTGAAGAAGGAGAGCTTCGTGATATGTTTGGCAGATTCGGCCATGTTACAAGAGTTTTCCTTGCCAAGGATAAAGAAACCAATATGGCTAAGGGCTTTGCCTTTATCAGTTTTGCTGATAGAGCGGATGCTGCTCGAGCTTGCGAAAAGATGGACGGCT TTGGCTATCGACATTTAATTCTCCGAGTCGAGTTCGCAAAGAAGACGACATGA
- the TIF35_1 gene encoding translation initiation factor eIF3 subunit g, variant 2 (BUSCO:358012at4751~EggNog:ENOG410PI34~COG:J~BUSCO:13130at33183) — protein sequence MSRLANAGDWADDEEFDEAASLPPQQVISNKDGTKTVITYRFNDDGKKVKTTRRIRTTVVKEHVNPRVAERKAWAKFGLEKGHAPGPSLDTTSVGENILFRPSVNWKAQAKEVEKAGGEKGGLKDQLKDKKVKCRICSGEHFTARCPFKDTMAPVDEPTGPTGGDNEDEERPAGALGSGATAYVPPALRKGGSGGEKMAGRYERDELATLRVTNVSELAEEGELRDMFGRFGHVTRVFLAKDKETNMAKGFAFISFADRADAARACEKMDGFGYRHLILRVEFAKKTT from the exons ATGTCCCGGTTAGCAAA CGCTGGCGATTGGGCGGACGACGAAGAGTTCGACGAAGCCGCCTCCCTCCCCCCACAGCAGGTTATTTCCAACAAAGATGGCACGAAGACTGTGATAACGTACAGATTCAATGATGATGGCAAGAAGGTCAAGACTACCCGGCGGATTCGCACAACCGTGGTCAAAGAGCACGTAAATCCTCGCGTCGCGGAGCGCAAAGCGTGGGCGAAGTTCGGCCTCGAGAAGGGCCATGCTCCTGGTCCGTCTCTCGACACCACATCGGTGGGAGAGAATATTTTATTCAGGCCCTCGGTGAACTGGAAAGCTCAGGCTAAGGAGGTGGAGAAGGCTGGTGGCGAGAAGGGCGGTTTGAAGGATCAGCTCAAGGATAAGAAGGTGAAATGTCGTATTTGTAGTGGAGAGCATTTCACGGCCAGATGTCCCTTCAAGGATACCATGGCGCCAGTTGATGAGCCTACTGGTCCGACTGGTGGCGAtaatgaagatgaagaacgGCCCGCGGGCGCTTTGGGCAGTGGTGCGACCGCTTATGTCCCTCCTGCGCTTAGAAAGGGTGGTTCTGGTGGAGAGAAGATGGCCGGTAGATATGAGAGGGATGAGCTGGCGACACTGCGTGTCACAAAT GTCAGCGAACTCGCTGAAGAAGGAGAGCTTCGTGATATGTTTGGCAGATTCGGCCATGTTACAAGAGTTTTCCTTGCCAAGGATAAAGAAACCAATATGGCTAAGGGCTTTGCCTTTATCAGTTTTGCTGATAGAGCGGATGCTGCTCGAGCTTGCGAAAAGATGGACGGCT TTGGCTATCGACATTTAATTCTCCGAGTCGAGTTCGCAAAGAAGACGACATGA